In Deltaproteobacteria bacterium, the DNA window GCGCATTTCCAGCGGCCTGTTTCCTTTGAGCACGAGGACGGCGCCCGGGTCGGTCCGGCAGGCTAGGACGGCAGTGATCTGGCCGCGGCAGCGCCGGAGCCGGACCTTGAACCGCTCGATGTCCACGCTCCCGTCCCGGGCTGCGTTCGCGGCCAGGCGGAACAGAATCTCGCTGTCCACCTCGGCGAAGCGCCGCATCTTCCAGCGGCG includes these proteins:
- a CDS encoding glucosamine 6-phosphate synthetase, with protein sequence RRWKMRRFAEVDSEILFRLAANAARDGSVDIERFKVRLRRCRGQITAVLACRTDPGAVLVLKGNRPLEMRWHPKRKAVLYASDPIYLDVVLSEEKGWKDLPVPPMSLAVFRCDNLAGFSVEPFEFVAQERKGAEP